The Hydrogenispora ethanolica nucleotide sequence GGAGGATGGGAGGAGGAGTTTGAATGGCCAAACGGGACATACTTATTTTCCTAAGCGACCAGCACGCCGGCTATTGCGCCGGTTATGCCGGCGATCCGGTGGCGCGCACGCCGAATCTGGACCGGATCGCCGCGGCCGGGACGGTTTTCGATGCCGCCTATACCTCGTGCCCCCTGTGCGTTCCGGCCCGAATGTCCATGCTGGCCGGCCAGCTTCCTTCGAAAACCGGGATTTTTACCAATGACGGATCGCTTCCTTCGGATCAGGCGACCTTCCTTCATTCCCTGGGAGCGGAAGGGTACGAGACGGTTTTATGCGGCAGGATGCACTTCGTGGGATTGGACCAGCGGCACGGCTTCACCCAACGGATCTTCGGCGATACCACGCCGTTATACCCGGGGGACCGGGCGGCTTTCGAGGCGACGGGGCCCTACAAGTACACCCGCGCCGATTTCGGATGCCTCCAGATCATCGGCGGAGGGAATTCGCCGACCTTGGAATATGACCGCCAGGTGATCCGGGCCGCTCTGGAATACCTGCGGCAGGATCACGAGAAGCCGCAGTGTATCGTGGTCGGCGTATACGCGCCGCATTTCCCGTATGTGGCGCCGCCGGAACTATACCGGTATTACCTGGACAAAGTCCAATATCCGGCCGCCTTGAGCAGCGGCTGTGACTACGCGCACCCGGTCTTCAGCGGCAGGCTCATGGATACCTCGCCGGAGACGGTGTTGCGGGCCAGGGCCGCCTATTGGGGCATGGTGGAGTTTCTGGACGGGAATATCGGGTTGGTCTTTGACGCATGGCGGGAGTACCTGGCGCGGACCGGCCGGGAAGGAATCTTCGGCTATCTTTCCGATCACGGCGACCAGCTCGGAGAGCGCGGCCTCTATGGGAAGAAGACCTTCTTTGAATCCTCGGCCCGCATTCCAATGCTCTTTGCGGGCGCCGGGATCGCGGCAGGGTTGCGGCTGCAAAGCCCGGTCAGCATCATGGATCTGGGGCCGACCCTTTGCAGCCTGGCCGGAGCCGCGCCGCCCCCGGAACAGGACGGCAGAAGCCTCGCGCCGCAATTGGTGACGGGAAAGGAAGACCCGACACGGCCGGTCTGGAGCGAACACGTGGAGACCGGCCCGGACGGCCGGAAAGTTCCCTGCCGGATGGCCCGGAAGGGCCATTGGAAGTACATCACCTATGCCGGCTATGAAGACCATGATTTACTGTTTCATCTCGCCAGCGATCCGAACGAGCTGGCCAATCTGGCCGGGACGCACCCGGAAAAAGCCGGAGAAATGAGAGAGCTGGCGCTCGGGGACTGGGATGCGGAGCGGATCCTGAAAGCCTATGAAATCAAGGCCCAACACATTCAATTGCAGAAACAGTGGCTCCGCCACACCGCGCTCGATCAGAGCGAGCATTGGAAACCGGGGCCCGAGGCCCTGGCCTATCCCGAAAATTATTACGCCTCCCCGGCCGAATTGCCGGAACCATTGCGAAGGCTGCTCCGGCCGGGCGAAGGGAAATAAACTTTCGAAGGGAACGAGACGCCGGTACTGTTTCCCATGGTGGGCAATTTGAATCAGGGCAGGTATTTCTATGAAGGCGCCGAATACTTCATGGAACGCCACGGTTTTGCTTCGGCAATGGACTTCGGCGTCTCCCGGAGGGAGCCCCCGAGCCGTCATAACCTTTGAACGGTCAGCGGAGGCAGGAATCATTCGGCGGAAGCCAGGCCCTGAAAAATCATGCCGTCGCTTCAATAAAGCTGGGAGTAAAAAATGCCACCGATTTACGTATTAATCAAACCGGCGTCGAGCGCCTGTAATTTGCGGTGCAAGTACTGCTTCTATCATGACGTGGCCGGGAACCGGGCCACCCCCAACCAGGGGATGATGAGCGATGCAACCTTGGAGACCCTCGTCCAAAAAACCTTAGAATATGGCGACCAGGCGGTCGGCTTCGCCTTTCAAGGGGGCGAACCGACCCTGGCGGGACTAGACTTCTACCGGAAGCTCCTGGCGTATCAGAAGCAATACAACCGGAACCATGCCCGGATCAGCAATGCGCTCCAAACCAACGGGATGTGCATTGATGAATCATGGGCGGAGTTTCTGGCGGAGCACCGTTTCCTGGTGGGGCTTTCGCTGGACGGGCCCAAGGACATCCATGATCTGAACCGCACCGATGCCCGGGGCGGCGGAAGCCACCGCCGGGTGGAGCAGGCGGCGGCCTGGTTCGATCAATACGGGGTGGAATATAACATCTTGTGCGTGGTCACCAAGCCGGTGGCCCGCCATGTCGAAAAGGTCTATCATTACTACGCCAAAAAGGGCTTCCGGTATCTGCAATTCATACCCTGCCTGGACGGACTGGGGGAAACGCCGGGGCAAAACCCCTATTCGCTGACGCCCGAACTGTATGAGAGCTTTCTCAAAAAACTATTCGACCTGTGGTATTGGGATTTCCGCAACGGCAACAGGGTGAGCATCCGGATGTTCGACAACATCCTGCATTTGCTGTTGGGGTATCCCCCGGAATCCTGCGATATGAAGGGGTATTGCTCGGCCAATACCGTCGTCGAAGCCGACGGCGCGGTTTACCCCTGTGATTTCTATGTGTTGGACCGCTGGAAAATGGGGGATATCCGGGAGGACAGCCTTCAGGCAATGCTGCAGGGAGAAACGGCCCGGGCCTTTGTGGAAGTATCCCGGGATATCGCCGGGCAGTGCCAGGGGTGCGAAGTCTTCGCCCTTTGCCGGGGCGGCTGCCGGCGGCATTACGAGCCTATCGCGGACCGGATCGAGGGCCAAAACTATTTCTGCCCGGCGTACCGGAGATTTTATGACTATGCGTTGCCCCGGTTCCGCGAGATCGCCCGGAGCTACGGCTCGTGACCCGCGCCCGCCAAAAGTGGGAAAACAGATGCAACTTACAAACAGCCCGGAATGGGTTATAATCAATGAAGGAAATGATTTCGTAGCGGTTGGAAAGGAGCGCAACCATGAAACAGATTCAGCTGGACTTTTCCAAAGCCTTGGGCACTGTCACGCCCCAGGATATGGACTCGCGCATCGCGGCCTATCGCGAACGGTTGAAAGACATTCTCGCCGCCCAAGCCGGGGCATCCGATGTTTTGGGATGGGTCGATCCCGATCAT carries:
- a CDS encoding sulfatase-like hydrolase/transferase, encoding MAKRDILIFLSDQHAGYCAGYAGDPVARTPNLDRIAAAGTVFDAAYTSCPLCVPARMSMLAGQLPSKTGIFTNDGSLPSDQATFLHSLGAEGYETVLCGRMHFVGLDQRHGFTQRIFGDTTPLYPGDRAAFEATGPYKYTRADFGCLQIIGGGNSPTLEYDRQVIRAALEYLRQDHEKPQCIVVGVYAPHFPYVAPPELYRYYLDKVQYPAALSSGCDYAHPVFSGRLMDTSPETVLRARAAYWGMVEFLDGNIGLVFDAWREYLARTGREGIFGYLSDHGDQLGERGLYGKKTFFESSARIPMLFAGAGIAAGLRLQSPVSIMDLGPTLCSLAGAAPPPEQDGRSLAPQLVTGKEDPTRPVWSEHVETGPDGRKVPCRMARKGHWKYITYAGYEDHDLLFHLASDPNELANLAGTHPEKAGEMRELALGDWDAERILKAYEIKAQHIQLQKQWLRHTALDQSEHWKPGPEALAYPENYYASPAELPEPLRRLLRPGEGK
- a CDS encoding anaerobic sulfatase maturase; its protein translation is MPPIYVLIKPASSACNLRCKYCFYHDVAGNRATPNQGMMSDATLETLVQKTLEYGDQAVGFAFQGGEPTLAGLDFYRKLLAYQKQYNRNHARISNALQTNGMCIDESWAEFLAEHRFLVGLSLDGPKDIHDLNRTDARGGGSHRRVEQAAAWFDQYGVEYNILCVVTKPVARHVEKVYHYYAKKGFRYLQFIPCLDGLGETPGQNPYSLTPELYESFLKKLFDLWYWDFRNGNRVSIRMFDNILHLLLGYPPESCDMKGYCSANTVVEADGAVYPCDFYVLDRWKMGDIREDSLQAMLQGETARAFVEVSRDIAGQCQGCEVFALCRGGCRRHYEPIADRIEGQNYFCPAYRRFYDYALPRFREIARSYGS